The Halichondria panicea chromosome 6, odHalPani1.1, whole genome shotgun sequence genomic sequence gataacactattaccatggttactatcttGTTGTGTGCGTTACCTGTGACCAAAAATGACTGACCTTAACTAACATTTTAGAAATGCAGCCTCCAATACTACTTTATACaaagcaataaaattattactacCAAAAGAAAGCTATTGGTGATATCTAATAGAAAAAAGGTTAGTATTTGGTATGAGGTCATTCTAGCTCAGATTACAGTAACTTAATTGATAAAAATGCTAGAAAATTAATCATTCATATGCAAAATACATGAAAGCAGCCCTAAATACTAGCATAGTTCCTACTGTACTATAGtaagagctttcttttgatactAAGATGGGGTCATGAAATTGTGTATTGGAGGCTGCATTCTGAAAAGAGTTGTTTAATAAATGGTCACAGGTAACGCACACAACATGCTAGTAACCATGGCAATGATGTTATCATCCTGATCCTTTCTACGTATAAGATATAATTCAAGAGCAAAAACATGCATTGATGATGCCATTTCACAATAACAAGGCACTtcattaattatactatttaTGGCACTGCATgatcttaataattatgccttaacctacctgagAGGGTGTCATTTACTAAGGgtcaaacaaacagacaagaGAAATTACAACTCACTTAGAATGAACTCTATCATTAAAGTGTTGTTGGCTACATCCCCCATTTGTAAATCATCCTGTAATTGCCTAGCAGTACAGAGAACGTTCAGAGTTGTTTCTCGACACAAGTTATAAATGTAGATCTTTGCCTCACGATTGCTATTAGTGTTATTAGGCCTTACAACAACTAAATCAAATGGGAACTTGCTCGATTGTACTCTGTGACAAAGAGTTTGATCTACTGTTGTAGAGCTTTCATTCTCCCCTCCAGTGTGATAAGATATCACTAGGTTATCTGCGTGCGACGTTGAAGTGTGCAGTCTACATAAAGAAGACACTTTGACTCCAATGGAAATTGTTTGCACTTCCGGCAGGGAACATACTTGGAAATCTGAGAAAGAAATGACGTCAATTAAATACGTATCTATAAAATTGAATTATGACTGACTTACGATTTGGACAGAGACTGGTAAGGTTGGTACTTAAATCTATGAAATCGTCCTCTGAGTCTTGAATCTCTTCCAACACATCATTATCACACTCAGTCTCAGTCTCAGCAAACATCATAACCAATGAAACCTGATATTATGATGTATGTCATAACAATCATCATTGATAAGATACTTTATACttccacccatgcatgcactactgtatgccataattatgtgaagaagatataattatatatactatcaGGAGAGTGATGCACTCCCGATACTATCGAACAGTCAAGTCACTAGATTCACAccagtcataattatcatagagTTTACAACTCTAGATCACTATAAAGTACTTGGTTTCCTAGTGACCTCTATATACACATGAGTAGGCTGAGATCTTCCACTTACCAGAAAACAGCTGATGATAAACAGATGTTGCATTGTCCTCCTCAAGATCAATGGGGGGTCCTTAGGAGCTCTTTGtgtctacgtacatgtacagaaatTCATAGAGTCTATACAGCTAGGCTTGTTCTGCACCGGGCCGCGCCTTTCGGACCCTCCTGAGACAGAGAGCAGTGCAGCCTCGACGTTATCACGTGTGACACAACCAAGGCTATTTATTACGTCACCAAAATTCTTGGGatatagtagtctcatgaatcagccgccgttcttttggaaccacaaAAGGAacggttccaaaagaacggcggctgattcatgagactagggaTATAGTATGATCTATGTAGTTTTAAATTCTCATGGATCTCTGTGTAGACTATTTGCTATATTGCCGATATAGGACTCTGTTGTGTTGTTGGGATAGAGCTGTGGTGTGATAGCTGTATTGTTGAAGCGGTTAACTGTTGTCAATAGGAATTCGACTTGAGATTCAGTTGTTACCAATGCATATCGCGCATAGTGCATTTGAACTGTTGGAACTATTTGTTGAGATGAACCGATGCTGTACACTCGTATTACTGATTGCCTGCATTCTCCTTTTCTGTGATGGTGTCATTGGTAAAAAGTTTACTGAAATCAGCCTCAATCAAATGTGCATTGTATTCTTTCTAGAAACCTGGAGTCTATTAgtatgtagctagatctactgcaCAAGATTAAATTATTCCCCTCAGATTTTCTATTTCATTTTCCAGCAGGTAGTTTCATTGCTCCACCTGATAATGTTACTGTCTATTCTGGACAAATGGCGACGTTTACATGTAAGGTAAGTCGAAGTGGACAGATGGGACACTACTGGTTGATTACAGAGGAGCGTTTGCAACCAATTCAACTTCAAAATTTCTATCAAGCCAGTACCTGGTTTCCTAGTGAAGGAGTTAATGGCCAAATTATATCCTCTATAGCTTTGCAGATGATTGGAATCTCAGAAACTAACAACACATCAGTAGAGTGTATAGCTTATTATCTAAACCCTGAGTACATTCTCAGCGATCGGGTGTATCTAAGAGTACAAGGTATGTACACGGTATATATAAATAGCTTGGAAATTCCATAATATATAGATCAATGGTTTCACATGTCTCTCATGTATAGGAATTCTCGATGCTCCAAGTAATCTGGCCAGCTCTGCAATGAATGACTCAGTGTTGATAACCTGGACTCCTCCCTCTACTCTGCCGGGTACTACCATGAGCTTCAGAGTCAACGCGTCAGTGGGAGACCAATCAGAAATCTTTACTACCTCTCAACACAACTTCCTTATCGGCCTCTGTGATCTTGGTGTTAATAGCAGTTGTCACTCTAATTGTGAATTGAGTGTGTCTGTGAGAAGTATCAACCAAGTTGGTGAAGGAGAACCAGCATATACTACAATTTCTATTCAACTGTTCTCATGTGATGGAGCTGAGAATGGTATAAATGccgtaaataataaattacaGGCAAAATTTCCCTTCCGTGTTATATTACACAGTCACGTATAATATAACCTCAAGGCATAATAATCTAGTGAGAGTCGTCGTGATATAAAACATGAGAATcctatcctataattatgcatgcatgttactgTCATACATTCAGCATTTGTGATACATTTTAGTCAAAATTATTTACTCTTGTGTCTATGCATACAGATAGACCAGAACCCCCTACAGACCTTGTAGCCAATGCTCTGGATGACTCTCTATCTGTGTCTTGGTCACGCCCCTCCTCCAGTCACCCCATTTCCCACTACAGTATGGATGTATGGGATACTCAGACAGAGTCCCTAATAGCCAATGAAATTGAAATTACTGATCTAAAATATACACTGGAGTACATGGCTGTGGGCATAGATACATGCAACAGAAGTTATGGGATTGCAATCAGTGTTTGTGCAGTGAATATTGCTGGAAAAGGCGTGGCTGTAAACACAACTTCGGCAATACAACAAAACATGCAGTCGTGTCCTACTATTTCTGGTAATTTCCTTGTTTAGCGGTATATATTCCTTAACTTGCTTTGATATAGTTTGTATACAAGTTAGGTTTGTGTATGGAACGAATTTATACGCTTGCCCTGAGTGCGATTtatagtttataattatatacttgatagttcaaaaaAGCTTTTAAGTACCGGTATGTATTTGGTAGTTtgcagttgcatgcatgcagttgacAGTTGTAGTTCCGGTTAGGATAAGTGTATCTAGTAAGTGCGAACTATCCACTACGAGTCGTACTCAGGGTCAGTGTATTTAATTTAATGTACAAACAAGTCACTTTGGATTTCTCTTTTCAGTTGTAAGGACCGTCATGACTCCACAAACAGCTACCTCAGCTCATTTGCCACATCATTTGCCAAAAGGTTTGTTGTGTCTCATTGATAGGAGACCACACATGTGTGCTTACTCTTTGTTCTTGCCAATGGACTTATAGATCTGATCCCACACTACATAATAGCTCTGATAACAGCTGGTGCATTGATTGTAGTTGTGCTGATTCTGGGAGGTAGGTATATGCTTTTCACTTGACGTCTCTTACTATTCAATTATGCCTTCAGTTGTTGCAATCATTGGAACATACACTTTGGTGAAAAGAAAAAACAAGATTTATGGTAAGGTTGAATTGTCtgtttatcataattatgaattaacTTTGATTTATAGACAATTCAAAGCAATCCATTGAGACTGGAAAGAATCCATCATACGAAGATGCCTCTACATTAACAAAGAATCCATGTTATGAAGAGCCGCCGCATCTGTATGAGTCAATTGACCAAGTTtacaacacatgcactgataaTAAAGATGCAATTCTATCATACCCAAAAAACATAGATTTACTATCAGTTGTATATCTCGCTCATGAGAATATATAGCAAAACAAGGagcacacaaaacaacacaaCAGCCATCATGCAGTGGCACATTTTTTACTCCATTTTTTTACTGGACGCTACAATAATACATCCTACATATACGACAATCTTGCAAAGATGATTAAAAGACTCAATGTTGTGCATTGTAATCTTTCATGTTTCCAATTCAACTCAAAGCATTGAAACAGAAAAGAATATTATCGTCTTCTATAACAACAAAGCAGAGCCAGCACGTTAATTTGTACGTCAATGTTGTGATGTTATAACTCGTGTTCCCGACTTGTTTTGCAATTTATATATAGCAATCGCATATACACCCATCTTCATCTCAAAGCTGCTACATTTGGACTCAATGTTGTCATCTTAATTATGATTGTCTCCATTTACTTTTTCAAATCGTTGGCTGAAATTAAACGaaatcatgtatatacatataccgTCAATAAAGAATTCATGAGAAGAGCAACAAAATTTTTCCGAAAAATCCCattgttgcattcctttccaTGTAGTACACATCTCCTTTTATCTATCCCAGAAgccatatataattatacctcatcACTATCTAAATTGTAAGATGCCCACATTTAGACACAGGATTCTGTGAGAAGCTTATATGTACTAGGCAACAATCATGGTGTAGCACTTGTCAGGTACAATATACTCACAACAGTGTCATAACCAGAAAGGCGAGTTATTGACAGCATgaatataatacatgtatataggggGTGTTGCCCACACAATTGTGGGTGGGAAGTGAAAATTAAATCATTCACTAACCTCGCCTCGTCCAGCCCAATTTTTGTTTAATAAAGTGTAAGGGGGACAACTCAGCCTAGTGAAGaagctatataatttatatcactATCACTAGCTATTGATGCCAATATACTAATTTGAAGTTTTATGATCCCCAGTTACCCCCATGCCACTTAAGCAGCATTTTTTATACAATTCAATTATCAGCCAATCAATTACACTAATTACACCACATTTTTCTCAAACTTGTTTCGAAAAGAACGccagctataatataatttttatggcaGATTATAATGAACATTGATTGAAAAGGTAAATCATAGAATACCTCATTTGGGCATCATTAATTGATCGATATAAGTCATAAAAGAGTCACCAAAGTTCTCTCCAGGGAATCATGGCCGCACTTTCCCCAACGATTTCTGAAAGAGGGAAGAGAGAAAGAATGCAGAGCCATCAGTACATTGATTTACAAAGCAATAGTAATTAGATACAGGTAGGTTGAAGAtcatacagctgtttgcatagaccttgcaaaaaTAATCagctcactgcattaccacaaaaccacaacatcatcatacaatgttgctatgcaaacaacatgcagTCCTGAGCAATGATGGGTTCTAGAAGTGATGGGTTCTAGAAGTTGTATATCGGGTACTCCTTGAAAAGTACCTGCTATAAGGTGGTATCAAGcttttatctactcttggtggtatggaaactcacataattatggtgaggtTTGAAGAAGTTTCAGGCTGAAGTACGAAGTACCTTAAACACAAA encodes the following:
- the LOC135336898 gene encoding uncharacterized protein LOC135336898, which codes for MQHLFIISCFLVSLVMMFAETETECDNDVLEEIQDSEDDFIDLSTNLTSLCPNHFQVCSLPEVQTISIGVKVSSLCRLHTSTSHADNLVISYHTGGENESSTTVDQTLCHRVQSSKFPFDLVVVRPNNTNSNREAKIYIYNLCRETTLNVLCTARQLQDDLQMGDVANNTLMIEFILNSTGPSTDLATEMATEPPIDVVGLTAGLIAASLVIGALVVLVICIVICICKKKMICPTKSSQQNDVIEQEMDNRAAT
- the LOC135337289 gene encoding uncharacterized protein LOC135337289 isoform X1, producing MHIAHSAFELLELFVEMNRCCTLVLLIACILLFCDGVIAGSFIAPPDNVTVYSGQMATFTCKVSRSGQMGHYWLITEERLQPIQLQNFYQASTWFPSEGVNGQIISSIALQMIGISETNNTSVECIAYYLNPEYILSDRVYLRVQGILDAPSNLASSAMNDSVLITWTPPSTLPGTTMSFRVNASVGDQSEIFTTSQHNFLIGLCDLGVNSSCHSNCELSVSVRSINQVGEGEPAYTTISIQLFSCDGAENDRPEPPTDLVANALDDSLSVSWSRPSSSHPISHYSMDVWDTQTESLIANEIEITDLKYTLEYMAVGIDTCNRSYGIAISVCAVNIAGKGVAVNTTSAIQQNMQSCPTISVVRTVMTPQTATSAHLPHHLPKDLIPHYIIALITAGALIVVVLILGVVAIIGTYTLVKRKNKIYDNSKQSIETGKNPSYEDASTLTKNPCYEEPPHLYESIDQVYNTCTDNKDAILSYPKNIDLLSVVYLAHENI
- the LOC135337289 gene encoding uncharacterized protein LOC135337289 isoform X3 translates to MHIAHSAFELLELFVEMNRCCTLVLLIACILLFCDGVIAGSFIAPPDNVTVYSGQMATFTCKVSRSGQMGHYWLITEERLQPIQLQNFYQASTWFPSEGVNGQIISSIALQMIGISETNNTSVECIAYYLNPEYILSDRVYLRVQGILDAPSNLASSAMNDSVLITWTPPSTLPGTTMSFRVNASVGDQSEIFTTSQHNFLIGLCDLGVNSSCHSNCELSVSVRSINQVGEGEPAYTTISIQLFSCDGAENDRPEPPTDLVANALDDSLSVSWSRPSSSHPISHYSMDVWDTQTESLIANEIEITDLKYTLEYMAVGIDTCNRSYGIAISVCAVNIAGKGVAVNTTSAIQQNMQSCPTISVVRTVMTPQTATSAHLPHHLPKALITAGALIVVVLILGVVAIIGTYTLVKRKNKIYDNSKQSIETGKNPSYEDASTLTKNPCYEEPPHLYESIDQVYNTCTDNKDAILSYPKNIDLLSVVYLAHENI
- the LOC135337289 gene encoding uncharacterized protein LOC135337289 isoform X4 — protein: MHIAHSAFELLELFVEMNRCCTLVLLIACILLFCDGVIAGSFIAPPDNVTVYSGQMATFTCKVSRSGQMGHYWLITEERLQPIQLQNFYQASTWFPSEGVNGQIISSIALQMIGISETNNTSVECIAYYLNPEYILSDRVYLRVQGILDAPSNLASSAMNDSVLITWTPPSTLPGTTMSFRVNASVGDQSEIFTTSQHNFLIGLCDLGVNSSCHSNCELSVSVRSINQVGEGEPAYTTISIQLFSCDGAENDRPEPPTDLVANALDDSLSVSWSRPSSSHPISHYSMDVWDTQTESLIANEIEITDLKYTLEYMAVGIDTCNRSYGIAISVCAVNIAGKGVAVNTTSAIQQNMQSCPTISVVRTVMTPQTATSAHLPHHLPKVVAIIGTYTLVKRKNKIYDNSKQSIETGKNPSYEDASTLTKNPCYEEPPHLYESIDQVYNTCTDNKDAILSYPKNIDLLSVVYLAHENI
- the LOC135337289 gene encoding uncharacterized protein LOC135337289 isoform X2; this translates as MHIAHSAFELLELFVEMNRCCTLVLLIACILLFCDGVIGSFIAPPDNVTVYSGQMATFTCKVSRSGQMGHYWLITEERLQPIQLQNFYQASTWFPSEGVNGQIISSIALQMIGISETNNTSVECIAYYLNPEYILSDRVYLRVQGILDAPSNLASSAMNDSVLITWTPPSTLPGTTMSFRVNASVGDQSEIFTTSQHNFLIGLCDLGVNSSCHSNCELSVSVRSINQVGEGEPAYTTISIQLFSCDGAENDRPEPPTDLVANALDDSLSVSWSRPSSSHPISHYSMDVWDTQTESLIANEIEITDLKYTLEYMAVGIDTCNRSYGIAISVCAVNIAGKGVAVNTTSAIQQNMQSCPTISVVRTVMTPQTATSAHLPHHLPKDLIPHYIIALITAGALIVVVLILGVVAIIGTYTLVKRKNKIYDNSKQSIETGKNPSYEDASTLTKNPCYEEPPHLYESIDQVYNTCTDNKDAILSYPKNIDLLSVVYLAHENI